In Streptomyces sp. SN-593, a single genomic region encodes these proteins:
- a CDS encoding FmdB family zinc ribbon protein → MPRYEYRCKACGFTFEMRRPMSQSDAPAPCPRGHADTVKLLSTVSVATSAPSSSSPTPASGGGGGCCGGGCCG, encoded by the coding sequence ATGCCCCGTTACGAGTACCGCTGCAAGGCGTGCGGCTTCACCTTCGAGATGCGCCGCCCCATGTCCCAGTCCGACGCCCCCGCGCCCTGCCCCCGCGGCCACGCCGACACGGTCAAGCTCCTCTCCACGGTCTCCGTCGCCACCTCGGCCCCGTCCTCTTCCTCCCCCACTCCTGCCTCCGGCGGCGGAGGCGGCTGCTGCGGCGGCGGCTGCTGCGGCTGA
- a CDS encoding family 2B encapsulin nanocompartment shell protein produces MSVDAGQDTAQGNPQDAQARTSLDTAAARNLATTTKSTPQMQGISSRWLLKVLPWVQVNAGTYRVNRRLSYAVGDGRVTFVKTGSEVRVIPQELGEIAALRSFDDLPALTALADRFVQREYQQGEVLAEAGRPVDTVYLIAHGKVEKIGEGSYGEQTRLGSLADGAYFGEQALLGEDTWQYTSRAATATTVLELPRQALASLLETAAPLRDHLEAVRAIPSQRTNKRGEAAIELASGHKGESALPATYVDYEVKPREYELSVAQTVLRVHSRVADLYNEPMNQTEQQLKLTVEALRERQEHELINNPEFGLLNNAEYDQRIQPHAGPPLPDDLDELISRRRNTRYLLAHPRTIAAFGRECTRAGIYPDPVEVNGSTVPGWRGVPILSCNKIPVSEARTSSIIAIRTGEDNQGVIGLNQTGLPDEYEPGLNVRFMGIDEKAIISYLVSTYFSAAVLVPDALGVLENVNVSNWR; encoded by the coding sequence ATGTCGGTTGATGCGGGTCAGGACACCGCACAAGGCAATCCGCAGGACGCTCAGGCGCGGACCAGTCTCGACACTGCCGCCGCGCGGAACCTGGCGACCACCACCAAGTCCACCCCGCAGATGCAGGGCATCTCGTCCCGCTGGCTGCTGAAGGTGCTGCCGTGGGTGCAGGTGAACGCGGGTACGTACCGGGTCAACCGCCGGTTGAGCTACGCAGTGGGCGACGGCCGGGTGACCTTTGTGAAGACCGGGTCCGAGGTCCGGGTCATCCCGCAGGAGCTGGGCGAGATCGCCGCTCTGCGGTCGTTCGACGACCTGCCGGCGCTGACCGCACTGGCGGATCGTTTCGTCCAGCGGGAGTACCAGCAGGGCGAGGTGCTGGCCGAGGCGGGGCGCCCGGTGGACACCGTCTACCTGATCGCCCACGGCAAGGTCGAGAAGATCGGCGAGGGGTCGTACGGCGAGCAGACCCGGCTAGGTTCGCTCGCCGACGGCGCCTACTTCGGTGAGCAGGCGCTGCTGGGCGAGGACACCTGGCAGTACACCTCCAGGGCGGCCACCGCGACCACCGTGCTGGAGCTGCCGCGGCAGGCGCTGGCGTCCCTGCTGGAGACCGCGGCGCCGCTGCGCGACCACCTGGAGGCGGTCCGGGCGATCCCGAGCCAGCGGACCAACAAGCGCGGCGAGGCCGCGATCGAGCTGGCCTCGGGCCACAAGGGCGAGTCCGCGCTGCCGGCCACCTACGTGGACTACGAGGTCAAGCCGCGCGAGTACGAACTGAGCGTCGCCCAGACCGTGCTGCGGGTGCACAGCAGGGTCGCCGACCTCTACAACGAGCCGATGAACCAGACCGAGCAGCAACTCAAGCTCACCGTGGAGGCGTTGCGCGAACGCCAGGAGCACGAGCTGATCAACAACCCCGAGTTCGGCCTGCTCAACAACGCGGAGTACGACCAGCGCATCCAGCCGCACGCCGGCCCGCCGCTGCCGGACGACCTGGACGAGCTGATCAGCCGCCGCCGCAACACCCGCTACCTGCTCGCCCACCCGCGCACCATCGCCGCCTTCGGCCGCGAGTGCACCCGCGCCGGCATCTACCCGGACCCCGTGGAGGTGAACGGCTCCACCGTCCCCGGCTGGCGGGGCGTGCCCATCCTGAGCTGCAACAAGATCCCGGTCTCCGAGGCGCGGACCAGCTCGATCATCGCCATCCGCACCGGCGAGGACAACCAGGGCGTCATCGGCCTCAACCAGACCGGCCTGCCCGACGAGTACGAACCGGGCCTCAACGTGCGCTTCATGGGCATCGACGAGAAGGCGATCATCAGCTACCTGGTGAGCACGTACTTCTCGGCCGCCGTGCTGGTGCCCGACGCGCTCGGCGTGCTGGAGAACGTGAACGTGTCGAACTGGCGCTGA
- a CDS encoding DUF6879 family protein encodes MARQLRYVGTNSGNNGCPTLYEADPDTYVVQGPRADASDLAQLRHLADDETAVTVPRALLANFGPKETIPTREPISFDDFDDMFTTFRHTAWRLETRRRYASDEATDTYQQFLQDGRADWDLADPWCVERREQTALGKTIGRVRVIDEPATPGQLYLLDNARRNTAVGETIRVLPRARAQEAALPDEDFWIFDSRVVALLAFDGDDLVGVDLITNPVEVSAYCQLRDAAEHHAIPFDQFEAVPSAE; translated from the coding sequence ATGGCCCGCCAGCTCCGCTACGTCGGCACCAACAGCGGTAACAACGGCTGCCCCACCCTGTACGAGGCTGACCCTGATACGTACGTCGTGCAGGGCCCCCGCGCCGACGCGAGCGATCTTGCGCAACTGCGCCACCTCGCCGACGACGAGACAGCGGTCACCGTCCCCCGAGCCCTGCTGGCGAACTTCGGCCCTAAGGAGACGATCCCCACGCGCGAGCCCATCAGCTTCGACGACTTCGACGACATGTTCACCACCTTCCGCCACACCGCGTGGCGCCTGGAAACCCGGCGCCGATACGCCTCCGACGAGGCCACCGACACCTACCAGCAGTTCCTCCAAGACGGCCGTGCCGACTGGGACCTCGCCGACCCGTGGTGCGTCGAGCGCCGCGAGCAGACCGCGCTCGGCAAGACCATCGGCCGGGTGCGCGTCATCGACGAACCGGCCACGCCAGGGCAGCTCTACCTCCTGGACAACGCACGCCGGAACACCGCGGTGGGCGAGACGATCCGCGTGCTGCCGCGGGCCCGCGCGCAGGAGGCGGCGCTGCCCGACGAGGACTTCTGGATCTTCGACTCCCGCGTGGTCGCGCTCCTGGCCTTCGACGGCGACGACCTGGTGGGCGTCGACCTCATCACCAACCCCGTCGAGGTGAGTGCCTACTGCCAACTCCGGGACGCCGCCGAGCACCACGCCATCCCCTTCGACCAGTTCGAGGCGGTACCGTCCGCTGAGTGA
- a CDS encoding helix-turn-helix domain-containing protein: MTTDFQQGRIALGERLRELRREAQMTVRQLAESCGWAPSKVSKLENGKQTATPPDLERWAAGAGRPAAAEELKARLRGLESAQRSWRRQLVAGHRPVQDALNAEYERSTVLRAWEDAMVVGVLQTADYARAVFRAYAELQQSPPDVEEAVRARLRRQDTLYERGRRYRIVMGESALHVRVCTPSVLAAQLDRLAGVVGLDTVELGIVPLAARTKLPPANGFWVYDERLVIVEDWHTEMWLDGADDVALYVRVWEALASSAVYGPAATRLISRARAALDVA; the protein is encoded by the coding sequence GTGACCACTGATTTCCAGCAGGGCCGTATTGCACTCGGCGAGCGGCTACGCGAGCTGCGTCGGGAGGCGCAGATGACCGTGCGGCAGCTCGCCGAGTCGTGCGGGTGGGCACCGTCCAAGGTGTCCAAGCTGGAGAACGGGAAGCAGACCGCGACGCCTCCGGACCTCGAGCGGTGGGCGGCTGGTGCCGGACGGCCTGCAGCCGCCGAGGAGTTGAAGGCCCGGCTGCGGGGCCTGGAGTCCGCGCAGCGCTCGTGGCGCCGGCAGTTGGTGGCCGGGCACCGGCCCGTGCAGGATGCTCTCAACGCGGAGTACGAGAGGTCCACGGTGCTGCGGGCCTGGGAGGACGCCATGGTGGTCGGGGTACTCCAGACCGCCGACTACGCCCGTGCGGTGTTCCGGGCCTACGCCGAACTCCAGCAGTCCCCGCCCGACGTCGAGGAAGCAGTTCGGGCCCGGTTGCGGCGACAGGACACGCTGTACGAGAGAGGCCGCCGGTACCGGATCGTGATGGGCGAGAGTGCCCTGCATGTCCGCGTGTGCACGCCATCGGTCCTGGCGGCGCAGCTCGACCGGCTGGCGGGCGTGGTGGGCCTGGACACCGTGGAGCTGGGCATCGTGCCGCTAGCCGCCCGCACGAAGCTGCCGCCCGCGAATGGCTTCTGGGTGTACGACGAGCGGCTGGTGATCGTTGAGGACTGGCACACAGAGATGTGGCTTGACGGCGCCGACGATGTGGCGCTGTACGTGCGCGTGTGGGAGGCGCTGGCGTCGTCTGCGGTGTACGGGCCGGCGGCGACGAGGTTGATCTCGCGGGCCCGGGCCGCGCTGGACGTCGCCTGA
- a CDS encoding DoxX family protein — protein MFAAYLTVTLIGVVLNGAAAVTYLIGHEYPKTQADMKGIARVWVPVLGSLLAAGTAGLAAGLAVPLFGTLAACGLVLYFVGAILAHLRVGSRDIVGGAVFLATALAALVLGLAEHGAW, from the coding sequence GTGTTCGCCGCCTACCTCACGGTCACCCTCATCGGCGTGGTCCTCAACGGCGCCGCCGCCGTCACCTACCTGATCGGCCACGAATACCCCAAGACCCAGGCGGACATGAAGGGGATCGCCCGCGTGTGGGTGCCGGTCCTCGGCTCGCTGCTGGCGGCGGGCACCGCGGGCCTGGCGGCCGGGCTCGCGGTGCCGCTGTTCGGCACCCTCGCCGCCTGCGGCCTGGTGCTCTACTTCGTGGGCGCGATCCTCGCCCACCTGCGGGTGGGTTCGCGCGACATCGTCGGCGGCGCCGTGTTCCTCGCGACGGCGCTCGCCGCGCTCGTCCTGGGCCTCGCCGAGCACGGCGCCTGGTGA
- a CDS encoding TetR/AcrR family transcriptional regulator, whose translation MTQGAEGGGAATLWDRTRQLAAQEILRTALRLFAQQGYDETTVAQIAREAGVSQRTLFRYFGTKEDLLGSGEEQFVTLLTEAVRAQPADADVWQVLRAGFEAVLSLHTSPGEALERFRLVHRTDSLRAAYLGKRVRLQEAVLPLLEARLAPSGIGRGQARAIVATAFACFDAATVTWLEDDGRGDVLDLYDRGLAALGNTGTALRPDPGHRGDPPDRP comes from the coding sequence ATGACGCAGGGAGCAGAGGGCGGAGGGGCGGCCACGCTGTGGGACCGCACCCGGCAACTGGCCGCCCAGGAGATCCTCCGGACCGCGCTGCGCCTGTTCGCGCAGCAGGGGTACGACGAGACGACCGTCGCGCAGATCGCCCGCGAGGCCGGCGTCTCCCAGCGCACCCTCTTCCGCTACTTCGGCACCAAGGAAGACCTTCTCGGCAGCGGCGAGGAGCAGTTCGTCACCCTCCTCACGGAGGCCGTCCGCGCACAGCCGGCCGACGCGGACGTCTGGCAGGTGCTGCGCGCCGGGTTCGAGGCGGTGCTCTCGCTCCACACGAGCCCCGGGGAGGCGCTGGAGCGCTTCCGCCTGGTGCACCGCACCGACTCGCTGCGCGCCGCCTACCTCGGGAAGCGGGTACGGCTCCAGGAGGCGGTGCTGCCGCTGCTCGAAGCCAGGCTCGCCCCCTCCGGGATCGGCCGGGGGCAGGCCCGCGCGATCGTCGCGACGGCGTTCGCGTGCTTCGACGCCGCCACCGTCACCTGGCTCGAGGACGACGGGCGCGGCGACGTCCTCGATCTCTACGACCGGGGCCTGGCCGCGCTGGGCAATACGGGTACGGCCCTGCGTCCGGACCCGGGACACCGCGGGGATCCGCCGGACAGGCCCTGA
- a CDS encoding TMEM165/GDT1 family protein codes for MLSISVIAVVFGVIFLAELPDKTALAGLMLGTRYRPSYVFVGVAAAFVVHVALAIAAGSLLTLLPHRWVQGVVGVLFLGGAAMLLFAKDDDEEEVRAPADQSFWKVSGAGFMLILVAEFGDLTQIMTANLAARYDAPVSVAIGAVLGLWAVAALGIFGGRLLMKRVPLPLITKAAAVVMVVLAALSLYEAATGAALL; via the coding sequence GTGCTCAGCATCAGCGTCATCGCCGTCGTCTTCGGCGTGATCTTCCTGGCCGAACTGCCCGACAAGACCGCGCTCGCCGGTCTCATGCTCGGCACCCGCTACCGGCCGTCCTACGTCTTCGTCGGCGTCGCCGCCGCCTTCGTCGTCCACGTCGCGCTCGCGATCGCGGCCGGCAGCCTGCTGACGCTGCTCCCGCACCGCTGGGTCCAGGGGGTGGTCGGGGTGCTGTTCCTCGGCGGCGCGGCCATGCTGCTGTTCGCCAAGGACGACGACGAGGAGGAGGTCAGGGCGCCGGCCGACCAGAGCTTCTGGAAGGTCTCCGGTGCCGGCTTCATGCTCATCCTCGTGGCCGAGTTCGGCGACCTCACGCAGATCATGACCGCGAACCTCGCCGCGCGCTACGACGCCCCGGTGTCCGTCGCGATCGGCGCGGTGCTCGGGCTCTGGGCGGTCGCGGCGCTCGGCATCTTCGGCGGCCGCCTGCTGATGAAGCGGGTGCCCCTGCCGCTGATCACCAAGGCGGCGGCGGTGGTCATGGTCGTGCTGGCCGCGCTCAGCCTCTACGAGGCGGCCACGGGCGCGGCCCTGCTGTGA
- a CDS encoding HAD family hydrolase: MTPSTPSAEFRARALLLDMDGTLVNSDAVVERCWRRWAERKGLDPAYVLSVVHGRQGHATMAVLFPDRPMAENYAENAVLLAEETADTDGVVPIPGAAAFLASLRGLPHALVTSASAELARTRMEAAGLPLPEVRVTAECVSASKPDPEGFLKGAAELGFAPEDCVVFEDAEVGIAAARAAGMRVVGVGPRALAQHPSAHAPSLEHVRVRPASGGGLVVTVTP; encoded by the coding sequence ATGACGCCGTCCACCCCGTCCGCCGAGTTCCGCGCCCGCGCGCTGCTGCTGGACATGGACGGGACCCTGGTGAACTCCGACGCCGTCGTGGAGCGCTGCTGGCGCCGGTGGGCCGAGCGGAAGGGGCTCGACCCGGCCTACGTGCTCTCGGTCGTGCACGGCCGCCAGGGCCACGCCACGATGGCCGTGCTCTTCCCGGACCGGCCGATGGCCGAGAACTACGCCGAGAACGCGGTGCTGCTGGCCGAGGAGACCGCCGACACCGACGGCGTGGTGCCGATCCCCGGCGCCGCCGCGTTCCTCGCCTCGCTCCGGGGCCTGCCGCACGCCCTGGTCACCTCCGCCAGCGCCGAGCTGGCCCGGACCCGGATGGAGGCGGCCGGGCTGCCCCTCCCGGAGGTCAGGGTCACCGCGGAGTGCGTGAGCGCCAGCAAGCCCGACCCGGAGGGCTTCCTGAAGGGGGCCGCCGAACTCGGCTTCGCCCCCGAGGACTGCGTCGTCTTCGAGGACGCCGAGGTCGGCATCGCCGCGGCCCGCGCCGCGGGGATGCGGGTCGTCGGCGTGGGCCCCCGCGCGCTCGCCCAGCACCCCAGCGCGCACGCGCCGTCCCTGGAACACGTGCGGGTGCGCCCGGCGTCCGGCGGCGGCCTCGTGGTGACCGTCACGCCGTGA
- a CDS encoding peptidoglycan-binding domain-containing protein, with the protein MAPRQPSGPEDRYDGRYDRPDRPYPSHGPHHPPAAHPAPGGPAEDDAGGIRAAERSAERAAAVAAVEGFHPLRLRPYVAEPDGEAGETTVRRLIDTGATGATGIPGAAYADTPGPVAGGPAPHDLGLFPADGPDRPDDGDGYAAAAARGRHRRRKRGLVVAAAAVAASALAAGAVAVSGQIGEEQSGADRALPDQSSSMPDVVLPPDAAHATASAAPAMTGRSTAADTHRAAGPSATPSASATPPPAAGDGTPAARSAAPALVSGSASTVTATPPATSTAATDPAQGTGDPTQPTGTGGSTTTTTPAQVLEVGDSGPAVADLQRRLSEVWVYAGPIDGVFDGQVKLAVATFQTWYWVTDASDGSHNGVYGPNTRAALERQTQGDS; encoded by the coding sequence GTGGCGCCGAGGCAGCCGAGCGGACCGGAGGACCGGTACGACGGCCGGTACGACCGGCCGGACCGGCCGTACCCGTCGCACGGGCCCCACCACCCGCCGGCCGCCCACCCCGCGCCCGGCGGCCCCGCCGAGGACGACGCCGGCGGGATACGCGCGGCCGAGCGGTCCGCGGAGCGCGCGGCGGCCGTGGCGGCCGTCGAGGGCTTCCACCCGCTGCGCCTGCGCCCCTACGTGGCCGAGCCCGACGGCGAGGCAGGCGAGACCACGGTCCGACGGCTGATCGACACCGGGGCGACCGGCGCGACCGGCATACCCGGCGCCGCGTACGCCGACACGCCCGGCCCCGTGGCGGGCGGGCCCGCCCCGCACGACCTCGGCCTGTTCCCCGCCGACGGCCCGGACCGGCCGGACGACGGAGACGGGTACGCCGCGGCCGCCGCGCGCGGCCGGCACCGCCGGCGCAAGCGCGGCCTCGTGGTCGCCGCGGCGGCGGTGGCCGCCTCGGCACTCGCCGCGGGCGCGGTGGCGGTCAGCGGCCAGATCGGCGAGGAGCAGAGCGGCGCCGACCGCGCCCTGCCCGACCAGTCGTCCTCGATGCCGGACGTGGTGCTGCCCCCGGACGCCGCCCACGCCACCGCATCGGCGGCCCCGGCCATGACCGGCCGCAGCACCGCGGCCGACACGCACCGCGCGGCCGGTCCGTCGGCCACGCCCTCGGCGTCCGCCACCCCTCCCCCGGCCGCCGGCGACGGCACGCCGGCCGCGCGTTCCGCCGCGCCGGCCCTGGTCTCCGGGTCCGCCTCGACGGTGACCGCCACGCCGCCCGCCACGTCCACCGCCGCCACCGACCCGGCGCAGGGCACCGGCGATCCCACACAGCCCACGGGCACGGGTGGGAGCACCACCACGACGACCCCCGCCCAGGTGCTGGAGGTCGGCGACTCGGGCCCGGCCGTCGCCGACCTCCAGCGGCGGCTCAGCGAGGTGTGGGTCTACGCGGGTCCGATCGACGGCGTCTTCGACGGGCAGGTGAAGCTGGCGGTCGCCACCTTCCAGACCTGGTACTGGGTGACCGACGCCTCCGACGGCAGCCACAACGGCGTCTACGGCCCGAACACCCGCGCCGCCCTGGAACGCCAGACGCAGGGCGACTCCTAG
- a CDS encoding DUF4239 domain-containing protein → MSQWLVLVIAMVAVCAVVISVVVLRQRRIAVDDDPSETPDVIEYMVMMIGVVYAIVLGLAIAGVWEGRGSAQADVLAEAQALHEIKARVQVYPAGVRDQVRADVDAYAVYVADKEWPYMRDHDELSPRATQLLDKVRSDITRYDPKDDLGQQAYQPLLDQVTAADQARTDRGQSLGATMPGMVWFGLITGALVTVGLIFTLQIRRSGRELLLAGLFSALIAFLLFLIWDLDAPFGDGLSVGAGVFREIVLRQ, encoded by the coding sequence ATGTCACAGTGGTTGGTGCTGGTCATCGCGATGGTCGCGGTGTGCGCCGTGGTGATCAGCGTCGTGGTGCTCCGGCAGCGCAGGATCGCCGTCGACGACGACCCGTCCGAGACGCCGGACGTCATCGAGTACATGGTCATGATGATCGGCGTGGTCTACGCGATCGTGCTCGGCCTGGCCATCGCGGGCGTGTGGGAGGGCCGCGGCAGCGCGCAGGCGGACGTGCTCGCCGAGGCGCAGGCCCTGCACGAGATCAAGGCCCGGGTGCAGGTCTACCCGGCAGGCGTACGCGACCAGGTGCGCGCGGACGTGGACGCCTACGCCGTGTACGTGGCCGACAAGGAGTGGCCCTACATGCGCGACCACGACGAACTGTCGCCCAGGGCCACGCAGTTGCTGGACAAGGTGCGCAGCGACATCACGCGCTACGACCCGAAGGACGACCTCGGCCAGCAGGCGTACCAGCCGTTGCTCGACCAGGTCACCGCGGCGGACCAGGCCCGGACGGACCGCGGCCAGAGCCTCGGGGCGACCATGCCGGGCATGGTGTGGTTCGGCCTGATCACCGGCGCGCTGGTCACGGTCGGGCTGATCTTCACGCTCCAGATCCGGCGCTCGGGGCGGGAGTTGCTCCTCGCCGGGCTGTTCAGCGCGCTGATCGCCTTCCTGCTCTTCCTGATCTGGGACCTGGACGCGCCGTTCGGCGACGGCCTGTCGGTCGGCGCGGGCGTGTTCCGGGAGATCGTGCTCCGGCAGTGA
- a CDS encoding flavoprotein: MITRTLYLFASAAPPVFDVARVVESAQRAGWDVCLGLTPTAARWLGESLDGLAVLTGHPVRWEYKSPGEPDVWPPADVIVVAPATFTTINAWAAGITDKFVVGVAAEAIGKGIPLVTMPCLNSAYARHPAFERSVGELRLAGVRVLYGPGGFEPGPPGGDEPVAYPWDLVMAELGEAGAPR; this comes from the coding sequence ATGATCACTCGAACGCTCTATCTGTTCGCCTCCGCCGCACCCCCGGTGTTCGACGTGGCGCGGGTGGTGGAGTCCGCGCAGCGGGCGGGGTGGGACGTGTGCCTCGGCCTGACGCCCACCGCCGCGCGGTGGTTGGGGGAGTCGCTGGACGGTCTGGCGGTGCTGACCGGCCACCCGGTGCGGTGGGAGTACAAGTCTCCCGGCGAGCCCGACGTGTGGCCGCCGGCCGACGTGATCGTGGTGGCCCCGGCGACGTTCACGACGATCAACGCGTGGGCGGCCGGCATCACGGACAAGTTCGTGGTCGGGGTGGCCGCGGAGGCGATCGGCAAGGGCATCCCGCTGGTCACGATGCCCTGCCTCAACTCGGCGTACGCCCGGCACCCCGCGTTCGAACGGTCCGTGGGGGAACTGCGGTTGGCGGGCGTGCGGGTGCTCTACGGTCCCGGCGGCTTCGAACCCGGTCCGCCGGGCGGCGACGAACCGGTGGCGTACCCGTGGGACCTGGTGATGGCGGAGCTGGGCGAGGCGGGAGCGCCGCGGTAG
- a CDS encoding DedA family protein: MLHHLGSLFEWPWIYLLVGLSVLLDVFVPVLPSGVLVISAATAGSTGARDGVLDILVLLACAATASCAGDLLAYRLAWRGGAWFDRRIANSRRLAAAHERLGQVLNSGGGALVVLARFAPAGRSVVSLGAGTARRRPREFLPWSALAGVCWATYSVGLGWIGGRWLGASWFGTLMSFVALLGAGAFAALVFRRERRIALEAAAFAAAPLDVEPLAGAGPLAAAGSLTALGPLAAAPASALAEGPLTTAPAAATPAAAAPRPVSATPLVPPPAPPFVPPRPTFAPSFSSSLAVGPLGVPPQTATPTERGPVVEAL; encoded by the coding sequence GTGCTGCACCACCTGGGCTCCCTCTTCGAGTGGCCGTGGATCTACCTGCTCGTGGGCCTGTCCGTGCTCCTCGACGTGTTCGTGCCGGTGCTCCCCAGCGGCGTGCTGGTGATCAGCGCGGCGACCGCGGGCTCCACCGGGGCCCGGGACGGCGTGCTCGACATCCTCGTCCTGCTCGCCTGCGCCGCCACCGCGTCCTGCGCCGGCGACCTGCTCGCCTACCGGCTCGCCTGGCGCGGCGGGGCCTGGTTCGACCGGCGGATCGCGAACTCGCGGCGGCTCGCCGCCGCCCACGAACGGCTCGGGCAGGTGCTCAACAGTGGCGGCGGCGCCCTGGTGGTGCTGGCCCGCTTCGCACCGGCCGGCCGCAGCGTGGTCAGCCTGGGCGCCGGCACCGCCCGCCGCCGCCCGCGCGAGTTCCTGCCCTGGTCCGCGCTGGCCGGCGTCTGCTGGGCCACCTACAGCGTCGGCCTGGGCTGGATCGGCGGCCGGTGGCTGGGCGCGAGCTGGTTCGGCACGCTGATGTCCTTCGTCGCCCTGCTGGGCGCCGGCGCGTTCGCCGCGCTGGTCTTCCGCCGTGAGCGGCGGATAGCGCTGGAGGCGGCCGCCTTCGCCGCCGCCCCCCTCGACGTCGAGCCGCTGGCCGGCGCCGGTCCGCTGGCCGCCGCAGGTTCCCTCACCGCCCTCGGTCCGCTGGCCGCGGCGCCCGCGTCGGCCCTGGCCGAGGGGCCGCTGACCACCGCCCCTGCGGCCGCGACCCCGGCGGCCGCCGCGCCGCGCCCGGTGTCGGCCACCCCGCTGGTACCGCCGCCGGCCCCGCCGTTCGTCCCGCCGCGGCCGACGTTCGCGCCGTCGTTCTCGTCCTCGCTCGCCGTGGGCCCGCTCGGCGTCCCGCCGCAGACCGCCACGCCGACCGAGCGCGGCCCGGTCGTCGAAGCGCTCTGA
- a CDS encoding HAD family hydrolase — protein sequence MIHTVALDIGETLTSDTRTWGMWADWLGVPRHTVSALVGAVVARGQDNADALRLIRPGLDVAAAQAAMETAGRGEHLDETDLYPDVRPALGALRAAGYRVVVAGNQTARAAELLRALDLPADVVATSGEWGVAKPDPAFFAQVVGAAGCETHDVLYVGDHPQDDTFPAAAAGLSTAHLRRGPWGHLWADDPDVALTADLRVGSLTELADRLTNRS from the coding sequence ATGATCCACACCGTGGCGCTCGACATCGGCGAGACCCTCACCTCCGACACCCGGACCTGGGGGATGTGGGCCGACTGGCTCGGGGTCCCCCGCCACACGGTGTCGGCCCTCGTGGGTGCCGTCGTCGCCCGCGGCCAGGACAACGCGGACGCGCTCCGGCTGATCCGCCCCGGGCTGGACGTCGCCGCGGCGCAGGCCGCGATGGAGACCGCCGGGCGGGGCGAGCACCTGGACGAGACGGACCTCTACCCGGACGTCCGGCCCGCGCTCGGGGCACTGCGGGCCGCGGGGTACCGGGTGGTCGTCGCGGGCAACCAGACCGCGCGGGCGGCGGAGTTGCTGCGCGCCCTCGACCTGCCCGCCGACGTGGTCGCCACCTCCGGCGAGTGGGGGGTGGCCAAGCCGGACCCGGCGTTCTTCGCCCAGGTGGTCGGCGCCGCCGGGTGCGAGACGCACGACGTGCTGTACGTCGGCGACCACCCGCAGGACGACACGTTCCCCGCCGCTGCCGCGGGCCTTTCCACCGCGCACCTGCGCCGCGGGCCCTGGGGCCACCTGTGGGCCGACGACCCGGACGTGGCGCTCACGGCGGACCTGCGGGTCGGCTCCCTGACGGAACTGGCCGACCGGCTCACCAACCGTTCCTGA
- a CDS encoding SDR family NAD(P)-dependent oxidoreductase — MAAKTALITGGTSGIGRATAELLAARGYRVMVTGLHDVTDAVLPQGVTAVQADLASLADIDRAVERAREHLGSLDLLHLNAGLPRPGLTVETTDEAAFDALFDVNVKGGFFTLRKALPLLNDGASVVFTVGAGEGLGAALTAAKGALLPLVRALAVELAPRRIRVNAVSPGVVDTPVYGRMGISPETVAAWGEGVPLGRVGTPADVAEAVAFLASDAAGYITGDNLRVSGGMGVHAGAA, encoded by the coding sequence GTGGCAGCGAAGACAGCACTCATCACCGGCGGGACCAGCGGGATCGGCAGGGCCACCGCCGAACTGCTCGCGGCACGCGGCTACCGCGTGATGGTCACCGGCCTCCACGACGTCACCGACGCCGTCCTCCCCCAGGGCGTCACCGCGGTGCAGGCCGACCTCGCGTCCCTGGCCGACATCGACCGGGCCGTCGAGCGGGCGCGCGAGCACCTGGGCTCCCTCGACCTGCTCCACCTCAACGCGGGCCTGCCCCGCCCCGGCCTCACCGTCGAGACCACCGACGAGGCCGCCTTCGACGCCCTGTTCGACGTCAACGTCAAGGGCGGCTTCTTCACCCTGCGGAAGGCGCTCCCCCTGCTGAACGACGGCGCGTCCGTGGTGTTCACCGTCGGCGCCGGCGAGGGGCTCGGCGCCGCGCTGACCGCCGCCAAGGGCGCCCTGCTGCCCCTGGTGCGCGCGCTGGCCGTCGAACTCGCGCCCCGCCGCATCCGGGTCAACGCGGTGAGCCCCGGCGTGGTGGACACCCCCGTGTACGGCCGGATGGGCATCTCCCCCGAGACGGTCGCCGCCTGGGGCGAGGGCGTGCCCCTCGGCCGCGTCGGCACCCCCGCGGACGTCGCCGAAGCCGTCGCCTTCCTCGCGTCCGACGCGGCCGGCTACATCACGGGTGACAACCTGCGCGTCTCCGGCGGCATGGGCGTGCACGCCGGCGCCGCGTAG